The Psychrobacillus sp. FSL K6-2836 nucleotide sequence ACTAACTTCACCACTTCCTCCACACATGCGTCAGAAATGTGAATGGAAGAAAAAGCATACGTTTCGGGATGACGATTAAAAGGTTCAAAACAGGAAATTGCCTTCTTTGCAAAAGCCATATCTGTTCCTTCCGGATTCGTTTTACGCAAATAACTTACAACCTCATCTAAGGATTCCCATAAACTGTACACATCGATTCCGTAAAATCCTATTTTCCTGTTTTCTTCTAATTGCTTATTATGTTTCTCTAACCACATAACAAATTTAGAAATCTCTTCATTTGCCCACATCCACGTTGGCCAGCGTTCGAATGCATTTAGTACGTTTTTTTTGTTAGCCTCTGGATCGTATCCTTTTATAAATCTATTTACTCGCTGAGTGGATGGCCAATCCCCTTCTACCGCAATTAGAGTAAATCCCTTTTCTTCTATTAAGCGCTTTGATAACTCTGCTCGAACTTTATAAAATTCGGATGTCCCGTGACTAGCTTCTCCTAGTAAAACAATTTTCGCATCTCCAATCGCTTTTAATAGAGGAGTCAAATCCTCGGGAATATTAAATGGCAGTGCAAACTTTTTAATAGCTTCTGTAAGAGATTTTATCTTAAACACTCCTTTTCCCTAGAAGTTTGCGTTACACTAGCACCCTTTATACCGATAAGTATTTTGCCTACGATAAAAAAACAGCTAGTATTTAAAGGAAAATATGGTATGATAGGAAAAATTAAAAAGCAATGAAGAGAAGAGTAGGTAACCGAATTTCTTAACAGAGAGCCCTATTAGCTGCGAGTGGGTAAGAATGAAGTTTCCGAAACAAGCCTCTGAGCTTCACGTAGGACTTGTACAAAGCAAGGCATTATGTGACAGACGCTCCTGTTATCGAGCTAGAGTATAAGCATGCCTTCATGCCGTACTTGAAAAGGCTACTAATGGTGACATTAGGGCAAACTAGGGTGGCACCACGACATATTAATCTCGTCCCTAAGACAGCAGTCTTGGGGGTGGGATTTTTTTATTGACCAAATTAAATATGTCGGAGGTTTTAACATGAGTTCATTCAAATGGAAGTTTCCTATTATGTATTTGTTCTCCGTTGGAATTGCCAATATCGGAGGATGGATATACTTATTAGCAATCAACTTAATGGTATTAGAGATAACAGGATCTGCTTTAGCAGTTGCGGCGTTGTATATTATTAAACCTATCACCCAGTTATTAGTTGGACCTTGGGCTGGTAGTCTTATTGACCGTGTTTCTACTAAGCATATTATGGTCTGTTTAGACGTGATTAGAGCAATATTAATCTTCTTCATACCTTTTTCTGATTCCATCGTATTCATTTATATACTAGTGTTTTTCATCCAAATGGCTGGGGCAATATTTGAGCCAGCATCCTTTACGTATATGACGCTTTTGCTACCTGAAAATATAAGACATCGATTTAACGCAATTCTTAGCTTTGTCCATTCGGGTGCCTTTGTAACCGGTCCATTAATTGCAGGTGTTTTATTTATGAGTGGTTCTCTTAAGGAAGCATTATTTGTAAACGTTGGTATTTTTCTATTATGTGCTGCTCTTGCACTTTTACTTCCTAGAAAAATGTCTACAGCTACTTTTGAAAATTCAAGAATAACTTGGTTGAACATCCAAGATGATTGGAGATTAGTTGTACATTTTAGTAAGAAGGCTATTCCTTTTTTCGTCTTATATATGATGTTCCAAATGGTTATGCTACTAACTGCCGCATTAGACTCCATGGAAGTTACCTTTGCCAAGCAGGTCCTTAATCTGTCCAATACTGCCTATGGATCTCTTGTCACTCTTGCTGGGATTGGATTTCTAGTTGGTGCTCTTTGTACCAATATATTAGTAAGAATCGCTCCAGCTAAACTGTTGATGAGTATCGGGACACTATTTGTCTCAATTGGTTATGTTATTTACAGTTTTTCCACAACCTATTTGTTAGCTAGTATCGGATTTTTTGTTCTTTCATTTTTTCTATCTATTTCAAATACGGGGTTTATGACATACATCCAATCCAATATCCCTACCGATATGATGGGTAGAATATCAAGCCTATATGAGATGCTTTCTAGTTTTATACAAATTATCGTTATTCTTTTTTTAGGTCTTGCATCTCAATGGCTTTCTGTAAAAGAAGTGGTCATAGGAGGTTCCATTCTAATGTTTTGTGTAGCTCTCTACTTAACTTTACTTTCAGCTAATCAAACTAAAAGGAAATTGCTCTAATAGAATGTAGTATTTTTTGGTCTTAACATAATTCAATTGAATATCTTTATAAGGAAGAGTCCTTAAAAGTTTTTTAGTAACCTTAAACCATGGTACGATTGAATAATAAAGTGAAACTTCAATCAGTGGAGATTTTCCTTATCACCACTGATTGTTAGTTGAACCATTCGGACAGTTGTCCCCCACATATGCTTTGTTACTTGGGAGAGGCTTTGGGATGGGAGATTACGACGTACAGGAAGTGGCGACTTTAATCGGCCTGCCCGTTAATGCGGGATAAATGTGAAAAGGACCAGGTGACGTTAACAAATGAAGAATAAAATTCAACATCTAACGAAAAGACAATGGATTATATGGGGCGGTTTGCTGTTAATTTTAGTTTTCGTCTTATTAAACAAAGATATTGTTACGTCTTTATTGCATGGAGATATAGATGAGGTCCAACTATTTTTAGAAAGAAATATTGGCTATGCGCTATTTTTTATGGCCCTGGTCATGCTCATACAAAATTCATTTACAATATTTCCACTCATTATCGTGATTACAATCAATATCACGTTATTTGGATTTATAAATGGCTTTTTATGGAGCTGGTTTACGAGTGTAATTGCCTCTATTATTGTGCTGTACGGTGTACGCTATGTTTTCCAAGAAATTATTATTGAAAAGTTCAACAAAGGATTAATTGAGAAGGTTGATGCAAATGGTTTTGCTTATGTACTACAAGGAAGACTTTTCCCTTTTATCCCAACTAGTTTGATTAATATTTTGTCTGGTCTTAGCACAATACGTATCGTGCCTTTCACTATAGCTACTGCAATTGGAAATTTCCTTTATTTCTTTGTCCTTGCTCTAATTCCAGCTGGAATATTATCATCTGATGTAGATGAATATGTCATTTTCAGTATTATTTTTGCGACTATTCTTATTTATTATTTAGTGAAGTATGTAAAGCACAAAAAAAAATCTACAGAAAAAGTAGATTCGTTAGATTAAGCGTAGGAGTGATTATATTGAAGGTAGCGATTATTACAGATATTCATGGGAACGAACTTGCCCTACAAGCAGTATTGAAAGAAATAGATGCTATGAGGGATGTGCAGGAAATTTGGTGTCTTGGAGACATGATAGCTATGGGACCGGATACGAATGAAGTTCTTGATATTCTATTTGAGCGTTCCGATGTTCAAATGATTACCGGTAACCACGACGAGGCAATACTATCCCTTATCTCTGGAGAAGGACATCCCGATAGCTATAAGCATACACGTGAACACCATCAATGGATTGCCAACCAACTGTCCGAACAAAATGCTGAACGCCTTCGCTTATTACCAAGAACGATTGCAAAAGAAATTAACGGTATGCGTCTATTTGGCATTCACTACCATATAGAAACACATATGCGTGATTCACATATTAGAGAAGAGCCCTTTTACTCTATTTTAAAACCTACACTAGATAACATGGAAACGATGTTCGGTGATTATCCCGCAGACATTATTTGCTTTGGACATAATCATCCAGAGCACCTATTTCAAACTGACGATAAAATATATATAAATCCAGGTTCTCTAGGTGTATCCAAAGGCATTACTGCTCCATATGCAATAGTTGACTTAGGTTCTATTAAACCAGATGTTACTATTCATCAAGTAGCCTATGATAAAAAAACCTTTTTAGAAAAGTTCGATGCACTCCAGGTGCCACAAAGAGAAATAATGTTTAAGCTTTTTTATATAGAGGAATAATTTAAAGGAAAATCACACTAGTAGATATTAATCAGAAGAGATTTTTTAGCTGTAGGGGTAATTTACTTTGAAATTAAATTAATCATATTTGTTTGCATATATAATCTTTACAAATTAAACATCTCTAATTTATTGAAAAGCTATTATAATTCTTTTTCCAGTTCCTCTTACTGCATATTCCTTTGATCAAATTCTTCACTAGCTTTAACTTTCAAAAAAGTCGATAAAACTAATCTAATCCCTATCTTGCAGAAGCAAACTCTGTTTTTCGGCTAGCAATCCAACATACCTTTACCTTCATTTTACTAACATTATTAACCCAATTTACCTTTAGAATAGTTAGTCTCTAAAGGTTCTATTTATTGGCTATTCTTTTATTTACTTCTCTATTTAGAGATTTGATGAATCTTATTAATATTATTATAATAGAAATAAATTTAGAATTTTTCCATAAATGGAGGGGATTTTATGATAAAAACAATTTTAGTGGATGATGAAGACCTTTCACTTTTCACCCTAGAAAAAAAGTTACAGGAATTCCCTAACATACATATTATAAAAAAATACAATTCACAAGAGCATGTTCTATCTGACCTAAAAACAACCCATGTGGATGTTGCATTTTTAGATATTGAAATGGCGGACTTGAATGGATTAGACTTAGCCGAGGCTATACTATCAATTCAGCCATCTATACAAATTGTCTTCGTAACTGCCCATTCGGAGTACGCAATACAAGCATTTGAATTAAACTCGATTGATTACTTATTAAAACCAATTACTACAAAACGTCTTCTTAAAACTATTAATAGATTAACTAAAATTGTAGAAGTATGTAGAAATCACGAAGATAGGACTGAAGATATCTCTACTTCTGTACCCTACATTAAGTGTTTTAATGAATTGCAAGTATTTCGTAATGGACAGCTAATTCATTTTAAAACCGCCAAAGTTAAGGAATTATTTGGATTTTTTCTTACAAATATTAACACATATATAAATCGAGATATTTTAATAGAAAGTTTATGGCCAGGACAAGATTATAAAAAGTCTAAAATTCACCTGCATACATGCTTATCTTATTTACGTAAAATTCTAGATGAGCTTGGCTACTCTAACTGTATTACATTCTCCAACCAAAGTTATTTTTTCACTTTGGAACCAATTTACTGTGATGCAATAGAATTGAAAAAAACCCTACAAAGTCTGGATAAACTTGATGTTACAAATATTCAAATTGCTGAAAATGCAGTAAAGTTATATACAGGTGAATATATGGAATTGAATAGGTACGACTGGGCTTTTGTAGAAGCACAGGCATATCAAAATCACATGCTGATTTCTTTAGATAAAATAATCAATTACTATCAGCTTAATGATGACTCAAAAACACTCTTTTATTTGCAAACTTACCTTAGGTTAAATCCATACTCAAATGAAAAAATTAAGCAAAAAATCAATTTATTAGTAAAAATGGAGGATCGATTCGAAGCAATTAAAACGTATCATGAGTATGAACAATTATTATTGAAAGACTTAGAAATAGGACTGGATGATTCATTTGTTGAGTTATTTAATGTTCTCATATCAACAGCTGAACGTTCCTAGACAGAATTTCAAACGTTGTAAACATCAAAATGTACTATGAATGGTTGCACCAGCATAGCAATATGGAGATGTATACTTCGAGTATATTACGAAAAATTGCCTTTATCGTCCTCTACTGTTTCTTATTGAAGCTATTAGGGGACTTCTGCTTTTATTGTTATCTATTCCAATGTGTAGTTTAGACATGTCTTATCTTTTTGGAGTAACAAATTCTCTCTTAGATTTGTTCTGTTTCTTTTGTTCATACATCACTCTATCTGCATGATGGATTAATGATTCTTCGTAAAGCCCGCAATCAGGGTAAACACTGTTTCCTAAGCTTATATAGACTGAAATAGGACTATTATCGATATAAAAATTAGCTGTAAATTGATGTTGAATAGAATCGCAAATATCTTTCACTTTCCCCACTTCTTCAACAATAATTAAAAATTCATCCCCACTTTTGCGAAATATAACCGCACTATTGCCCACAGCATCCACTAATCTTAATGCACATTCTTTTAAAAGCTGATCGCCAACAACATGACCATATTGATCATTTATATGTTTAAAATTATCAATATCCAAAAATAATAGCCCAAATTTTGAACTTTGTTGATTACTCTTTTCTATATGATAAGAGATGCATTCGCTAAATTTCCTACGATTAGGAAGACCAGTTAGATCATCTGTGTAGGCAATACTTCTCCACTTTTCTTCTTCGTTGAATCTATTGACAGGAAGTATTATTAAAAGATAATTCCTTTCATTATCACCATCACCTCTAAATTCCAAAATATCAACAATAGAATCTACTGGTTGGTGAAATTTATCTATTAGTCTTAAATTACCTGACCAATACTTTTCCTTCTCGATATTTTCATACATAGTTTTTTTAAAACCAGGGTTTGAGGACTCACTAATTACCATATCAATAGTTAAAGTCTCTATATCATCCAACGAATAGTTAAAAACACTTAAAAACTTCTCATTAGCTTTTACTATATTTCCATTAGAATTTACTAGTGCAACTATGAATGTTTTCAATACAGATAAAGAAATGTTGAATACTTCCTTCCTTACCAAGTTATCATTTTTTTTCTTGAGTTTACTTTGTTGGTAGTCCATATTATCCCTCTTCTTCAATTTATTAATTTGTATATTCAAGTTGGAAATATTAAAATTCATTTCTTTTATTGTAATAGATTACTCTTACAATTCTCTTAAATTACTAAATTAATGAACCTTTTGATTGCCCACAAAAAGGAAATGTTACTAGGTATATTTTCCTTCATAACAAAAAATTTCGAGATTTATAGTTCATTTGAAAGTATTTATACCTAGACCAATTCTATTAGAGCCGTCTTTAATAAATCGAATAATCCTATTACAAACAAAAGGATATCCACCAGGATATCCTTTTTACTCATTTATAAAATTCTGTAGGTATACCACCGATATTTCTACGGTGATACATTAAAGGCTCTTTTGCCGCATTTTGAATATGCAGTACTTCACCTATCATAATTGTATGATCGCCAGCTTCCACTTTATTAAATACTTTACATTCTAATGTTGCTAACGAGTTAGAAAGCACCGGCAAATTCAATTCTGATTTATTCCATTCACACTCAGCAAACCTATCCTCTACTTTGCTAGCGAATAAATTACAAATATCTCCTTGATCTGCTGCTAGAATATTTACCGTAAACTTATCTACTTTTAAAAACTCTTCGTATGAGTATACTCTTTTATCAATAGACCATAATATTAATAATGGTTCCAACGAAACAGAAGCGAAGGAATTAACGGTTAATCCCATTGGTTTACCATCGCTATTATAAGCTGTAACTACAGTGACTCCAGTAGGATAATTCCCCATTGCCGCTTTAAAGCTGGCTACTTGATCTAATTTATTTTCCATCTAAATAACATCCATTCTCTTTTTCTTTTAAGCATATCAAAACCAACCATTTCTTTCACATATTTGGATTCATTCGAACCTATTTTGTTTAAAGTTACTATTACCGGGTAAATATAAACTAGAACACATTACTAATAAAATGGAGGAATTATACATGACAGTCAAACTAACAGTTGAAAATGCAGTTCAAGCTAAACAAGAAATTGAAAAACTTGAGACACAAGGATACGTTCGAGACAATATTCATATTTTCGCCCATTTTAAAGAACGAGCAGACGATATTAATGATGCGCTCGACACTTCTGATGTGGGCATGAAAGAACAAGGCTTTTTACAATCATTTAAAAACATGTTTACTTCTCGTGGAGATGAGCTTCGCAGTAAAATGGAAGCAGCTGGTATCTCTAAACAAGAGGCGGAAGCAGCAGAAAAAGAATTAGATGAGGGCAAATTAGTAATTATAGCTCATAACTAATAATTGAAGTACATCCCATTCCTTCTTAGGAATGGGATTTTTATTAGTCATAATTATAGGAATCCTTTACATCTATCGATTCTTTATCAAATTTCTTCCCAACTACATCACAATTATATTTTTGCGATTGCTTTATGATTTCTACCTTTTACTTTTTCCGCATGATCAATGATAGCTATCGGTCCAAATACAGTATCCGCATTTTTATTCCCAATAACATTACCTGGCTGGACACGTCTAATGGTGAATGGACCTTTGAACGGATGATTTTTTGCTTTAAGTTTTTGTAACAATACAAACTTCTCTTTTTTCATAGCATATAATCCGTCGTCCACAAGGAATTCGATTTTATTATGATTATTTTACTTGAAGATACTTTTCATCAAGGATTTTATTTGTCTTTTATGTATTTTATGCTAATTGCTTATTTTTTGAAGTTAAAATAACTTATTTTTTCAAAGGCTTTAACTAAATCAGTGGTACCAAAAAAGTAGCGTTAGAACTAGCTGAAAACATGACATTAATCTCAGAAAGAGGAGTGAATGATGAGCTGTATCACCGAGTAAGAGACCATTATGCTGAAAAAGAATATGTAGATTTAGTTATAATCGTAAATCAGATCAACATGTGGAATAGGTTATCCATTTCCATGGGGAATATAGTGAATAACTAAATAAGTGAATAGTTTTGGGGGTGAACCCTCATTGATAACCGATCGCTTACGTAAGGATCTATTATTTAGAAAAATACTAAAAAATGAAAAAGGATAGAGAAAGCAGACATCGTTCCTGCTCCTCTATCCTTTTTAGTTTTAAAGTCTGTATTATTTTCCCCCTCTCATCATGATATAGAATACGAAAGGGATAAAACTTTGTATCAAAGCAACGAATGCAAGGATTGACAAATGTAAAAAATTATTATATGGTTGATTACACAACTAATCAACCAATCAACCATTGAGAAAGGAGAAAATCGTGAAAGCTGTTTTTGATGACTCGAAACCTATTTTCCAGCAAATTTCAGATATGATTGCCAATGAAATTGTGGAAGGTGAGTTATTAGAAGGCGATCAAATTCCTTCTACCACCGAAATTTCAAAATTTTATCAAATAAACCGTGCAACTGTTCAAAAAGGGCTTGCTGCATTAGTCGATTCTGGATATGTATATAAGCAACGTGGCGTTGGAATGTTTGTTTCAAAAGGTGCCAAACAAAAGTTACTTGAAAAGCGTAAAGAAGACTTCTACAACGAGTATTTAAGACCAATGATGGAAGAAGCTAAGCGAATTGAAATAAAAAAAGTAGAATTACTTCAAATAATCAAGGAGGATTATAAGGATGATTAAACTCGAAAATGTCTCGTTTTCATATGGGAATAACCCAGCTCTAAAGAATGTAAATATTTCTGAAACTAAGCCAATTATCATAGGGCTCTGGGGTAGAAATGGATCTGGAAAAACAACGCTCATGAAGCTTTTATCCGGTATGGAAAATATAGATGCTGGTTCCATCAATGTGAACGGTATTATCCCTTATAACAATAATGAAACGATGAACACCATCACGTATATACAAGAAAATCACCCCTTCTCAGATCTTTGGAATGTTGAAGATGCGTTACATTATGGAGCATTATTTAATAAAAACTGGGATATGGAGCTAGCAGAACATCTAGTTGCTTTATTTGAATTACCACTAAAAAAGAAAATCAGAAAGTTCTCTAAAGGGATGCAGACAATGGTACAAATTATAATGGGTCTTGCTAGTAAATCTCCCGTAACGATTATGGACGAACCAACGAATGGGCTTGATGCTTATATGAGAAAGCAGTTTTACGATGCGCTCCTTAATACGTATGAGGAAGATCCTCGTTTAATTATTTTATCTACACATCATATTGATGAAATTGAAGCGTTATGTGAGAAGATTGCTATCATCAATCAGCAGACAATTGTACGTTATGAAGATACAGAAGAGTTAAAAATGCATGGTATTCATTTATCCGGATCAGCAAAGATAATAGAACCTTTAATAGAAGGGCATACCATTTTAGAAAAAAGAAAACTTGGAAAACAAATCAATGTGATGATTGACGACGTATTTACGGATGAATGGAAATCAAGAGCAAAAGAAGCTGGTGTTACTGTGGAAAAGGCACCATTACAGGACTATCTTGTTAACTATACAACCAAAAAAGAGGTGCAAAAAGTATGAATACATTTACTGGACCATTCCGATTAATGATGAAAGAAATGAGCAGAACCTTTTATATAAATGTTGTAATTACTTTCGTGCTCTTTGTTTTCTTTAACTTATTAGGATTTATTGATGCAGAATCTGCATCATTTATCTTTTTCGGTCCACTTTACATTGTATTTCTACTATATCCGTTTATTAATTTCAAAGGGTATAATTATATTCTTTCTTTAGGTGGTACTAGAAATCAGTTCGTTTTGGCTATATATCTTTCCGCATTTATTTTTAGTGTTATCAGTGTGACACTTCTAAATTTGTTTTACTACCTGAGCACAAATATTATTAGTAGTGGCAGTCGTTCTGTTAACTTTTTTCATTTAGCAGATCTAGTAAATAGCTCGAATTGGCTTATATATCTATGGGTA carries:
- a CDS encoding MFS transporter, whose translation is MSSFKWKFPIMYLFSVGIANIGGWIYLLAINLMVLEITGSALAVAALYIIKPITQLLVGPWAGSLIDRVSTKHIMVCLDVIRAILIFFIPFSDSIVFIYILVFFIQMAGAIFEPASFTYMTLLLPENIRHRFNAILSFVHSGAFVTGPLIAGVLFMSGSLKEALFVNVGIFLLCAALALLLPRKMSTATFENSRITWLNIQDDWRLVVHFSKKAIPFFVLYMMFQMVMLLTAALDSMEVTFAKQVLNLSNTAYGSLVTLAGIGFLVGALCTNILVRIAPAKLLMSIGTLFVSIGYVIYSFSTTYLLASIGFFVLSFFLSISNTGFMTYIQSNIPTDMMGRISSLYEMLSSFIQIIVILFLGLASQWLSVKEVVIGGSILMFCVALYLTLLSANQTKRKLL
- a CDS encoding TVP38/TMEM64 family protein; translated protein: MKNKIQHLTKRQWIIWGGLLLILVFVLLNKDIVTSLLHGDIDEVQLFLERNIGYALFFMALVMLIQNSFTIFPLIIVITINITLFGFINGFLWSWFTSVIASIIVLYGVRYVFQEIIIEKFNKGLIEKVDANGFAYVLQGRLFPFIPTSLINILSGLSTIRIVPFTIATAIGNFLYFFVLALIPAGILSSDVDEYVIFSIIFATILIYYLVKYVKHKKKSTEKVDSLD
- a CDS encoding metallophosphoesterase family protein, with protein sequence MKVAIITDIHGNELALQAVLKEIDAMRDVQEIWCLGDMIAMGPDTNEVLDILFERSDVQMITGNHDEAILSLISGEGHPDSYKHTREHHQWIANQLSEQNAERLRLLPRTIAKEINGMRLFGIHYHIETHMRDSHIREEPFYSILKPTLDNMETMFGDYPADIICFGHNHPEHLFQTDDKIYINPGSLGVSKGITAPYAIVDLGSIKPDVTIHQVAYDKKTFLEKFDALQVPQREIMFKLFYIEE
- a CDS encoding response regulator; the encoded protein is MIKTILVDDEDLSLFTLEKKLQEFPNIHIIKKYNSQEHVLSDLKTTHVDVAFLDIEMADLNGLDLAEAILSIQPSIQIVFVTAHSEYAIQAFELNSIDYLLKPITTKRLLKTINRLTKIVEVCRNHEDRTEDISTSVPYIKCFNELQVFRNGQLIHFKTAKVKELFGFFLTNINTYINRDILIESLWPGQDYKKSKIHLHTCLSYLRKILDELGYSNCITFSNQSYFFTLEPIYCDAIELKKTLQSLDKLDVTNIQIAENAVKLYTGEYMELNRYDWAFVEAQAYQNHMLISLDKIINYYQLNDDSKTLFYLQTYLRLNPYSNEKIKQKINLLVKMEDRFEAIKTYHEYEQLLLKDLEIGLDDSFVELFNVLISTAERS
- a CDS encoding sensor domain-containing diguanylate cyclase; its protein translation is MDYQQSKLKKKNDNLVRKEVFNISLSVLKTFIVALVNSNGNIVKANEKFLSVFNYSLDDIETLTIDMVISESSNPGFKKTMYENIEKEKYWSGNLRLIDKFHQPVDSIVDILEFRGDGDNERNYLLIILPVNRFNEEEKWRSIAYTDDLTGLPNRRKFSECISYHIEKSNQQSSKFGLLFLDIDNFKHINDQYGHVVGDQLLKECALRLVDAVGNSAVIFRKSGDEFLIIVEEVGKVKDICDSIQHQFTANFYIDNSPISVYISLGNSVYPDCGLYEESLIHHADRVMYEQKKQNKSKREFVTPKR
- a CDS encoding flavin reductase family protein, translated to MENKLDQVASFKAAMGNYPTGVTVVTAYNSDGKPMGLTVNSFASVSLEPLLILWSIDKRVYSYEEFLKVDKFTVNILAADQGDICNLFASKVEDRFAECEWNKSELNLPVLSNSLATLECKVFNKVEAGDHTIMIGEVLHIQNAAKEPLMYHRRNIGGIPTEFYK
- a CDS encoding general stress protein, whose product is MTVKLTVENAVQAKQEIEKLETQGYVRDNIHIFAHFKERADDINDALDTSDVGMKEQGFLQSFKNMFTSRGDELRSKMEAAGISKQEAEAAEKELDEGKLVIIAHN
- a CDS encoding GntR family transcriptional regulator — its product is MKAVFDDSKPIFQQISDMIANEIVEGELLEGDQIPSTTEISKFYQINRATVQKGLAALVDSGYVYKQRGVGMFVSKGAKQKLLEKRKEDFYNEYLRPMMEEAKRIEIKKVELLQIIKEDYKDD
- a CDS encoding ABC transporter ATP-binding protein, which encodes MIKLENVSFSYGNNPALKNVNISETKPIIIGLWGRNGSGKTTLMKLLSGMENIDAGSINVNGIIPYNNNETMNTITYIQENHPFSDLWNVEDALHYGALFNKNWDMELAEHLVALFELPLKKKIRKFSKGMQTMVQIIMGLASKSPVTIMDEPTNGLDAYMRKQFYDALLNTYEEDPRLIILSTHHIDEIEALCEKIAIINQQTIVRYEDTEELKMHGIHLSGSAKIIEPLIEGHTILEKRKLGKQINVMIDDVFTDEWKSRAKEAGVTVEKAPLQDYLVNYTTKKEVQKV